The proteins below are encoded in one region of Sander vitreus isolate 19-12246 chromosome 24, sanVit1, whole genome shotgun sequence:
- the LOC144512561 gene encoding thymosin beta-12 — protein sequence MSDKPDISEVTNFDKTKLKKTETQEKNPLPTKETIEQEKAETS from the exons ATGAGTGACAAGCCCGACATCTCAGAGGTGACCAACTTCGACAAGACCAAGCTGAAGAAGACAGAGACGCAGGAGAAGAATCCCCTGCCtacaaaagaaa CCATTGAACAGGAGAAGGCAGAGACGTCGTGA